A single genomic interval of Mycolicibacterium alvei harbors:
- a CDS encoding helix-turn-helix domain-containing protein — MVEQRNGDIEAPGARARPITGPRAKPVPEPQRSQLLAAAAAAEGAQIALRRAVRRAKDAGGSIREIAALLSKSTNTIDRWLDQEGPNDDGP, encoded by the coding sequence GTGGTCGAACAGCGAAATGGCGACATCGAAGCGCCTGGCGCGCGTGCACGTCCGATTACCGGCCCGCGCGCGAAGCCGGTGCCGGAGCCGCAGCGATCGCAACTGCTTGCCGCAGCTGCGGCCGCCGAAGGTGCTCAGATTGCCCTGCGGCGAGCGGTTCGCCGCGCCAAAGATGCAGGCGGTTCGATCCGCGAGATCGCCGCGCTGTTATCGAAATCCACCAACACGATTGACCGCTGGCTAGACCAGGAGGGACCCAATGACGACGGCCCGTAA